The following coding sequences are from one Rissa tridactyla isolate bRisTri1 chromosome 14, bRisTri1.patW.cur.20221130, whole genome shotgun sequence window:
- the PHPT1 gene encoding 14 kDa phosphohistidine phosphatase isoform X1: MAAAAAALSRVPEVEIDGGGVFKYVLVRVRAAGGPGKDVVRGHGWAEYHADLFERTAEELAQQGLVCECLGGGRLSHRPEERKIHVYGYSVGFGRADHAVTTEKLKAEYPDYEITWANEGY, translated from the exons atggcggcggcggcggcggcgctctCGCGGGTGCCGGAGGTGGAGATCGACGGCGGCGGCGTCTTCAAGTACGTGCTGGTGCGCgtgcgcgcggccggcgggcccgggAAGGACGTCGTGCGCGGCCACGGCTGGGCCGAGTACCACG CCGACCTGTTCGAGCGGACGGCGGAGGAGCTGGCGCAGCAGGGCCTGGTCTGCGAGTGCCTGGGGGGCGGCCGCCTCTCCCACCGCCCCGAGGAGAGGAAGATCCACGTCTACGGGTACTCGGTG GGCTTTGGGCGAGCGGACCACGCCGTGACTACGGAGAAGCTGAAAGCCGAGTATCCAGACTACGAGATCACCTGGGCGAATGAAGGCTACTGA
- the AJM1 gene encoding apical junction component 1 homolog, producing MTRTDPPDILVSTVYQDIKVATAAPGDSIVCQPLAQCDASMSSSLSRETQPFNKRHCRSFDFLESLDEQLGTPPAMERPCPPPGTPEPTPGPPGRRAPPKPDPYAGRAPQPRSEAKRRARSKSAPRVKSTFTPVPIAVSASPPPARRGREALRVAREPSRPEPSPRRESQVPLRALANEVHPIKLQPQRSSVSRISPLCLGSNCFEEAGPGAKVVGASPHVKCRVDIKPDEAVLVHAARSLRAAQTRQEPPRWPRAPGAARSLAVPGSRQVSTSRTPTPSDSYSGDPPLLPYPSEYYEADPRVLAYQTVPVPASREFREYPERGCMTFSAPGVPAKFFYAEEPARCPSPAMPLRSSGYASYPYPTRHSIPQHFYGEDPAKAAVHTVPPRTLYVEEARGYPVQEAPARAFYGDEPRFYAPRGTPVKTVYAEDTRTYPALGSSARVFYAEDYGKYREREVLSRTCPPPRSAQPLHFSDWYSPERGALPYQTLQVSRFTPQPAGREAMLSSWHASYGVTPPRLGRESQHYSKSWDNILAPAARREEVLQRGRSYENLLAQEQHRALSPEERRQPVVINLSSSPKRYAALSLSESSILERMHADGGRGPPGRSWYVTPEITITDNDIRADGLGRSERRSASWDMLDAGREHGPYAVPCAPQPVPRESGSGRQRSLEQLDELITDLVIDYKPAPGHRAGDRDSLAEQLKQLLSSSAPGPPRRGEGRRVPPSVPEGPRPTKEQPGPSSRASAPRPPPAPLSVGPFEKSPENCSPDLSAEEDDMMMCSNAKCRRTETMFNACLYFKSCHSCYTYYCSRHCRREDWDTHKESCVYGRVGSVCRHVLQFCRENAEVHKAFSRIAKVGYLSRGRGVLFLGFPNAGSAENFLQFGLESLLMSPTYLSLRELESYSDNLGEYARELRETGNQYDPDECFLLNVTVAVTQKVPERPSPKMQVPTVRKYAKVALASSSPEKKILKKERDMETLILTPPPGTADIDKEGEEGRKAREVCFINIQRELRIRGVFLRHEFPAVYEQLCDFVESNKRFTPTTIYPIDKRTGKQFMCMIMAASEPRTLDWVASPNLLDDIM from the coding sequence ATGACACGAACGGACCCACCTGACATCCTGGTGTCTACGGTGTACCAAGACATAAAGGTGGCCACCGCAGCCCCCGGGGATTCGATCgtctgccagcccctggcacaATGTGACGCCTCCATGTCCTCGTCCCTGTCCCGCGAGACGCAGCCCTTCAACAAGCGCCATTGCAGGAGCTTTGACTTCCTCGAGTCGCTGGACGAGCAGCTGGGCACCCCCCCGGCCATGGAgcgcccctgcccgccccctgGCACCCCCGAGCCCACGCCGGGGCCGCCGGGCAGGCGGGCGCCGCCGAAGCCGGACCCTTACGCCGGCAGAGCCCCCCAGCCGAGGAGCGAGGCGAAGCGACGCGCTCGCTCGAAGAGCGCGCCACGGGTGAAGTCCACCTTCACCCCGGTGCCCATCGCCGTCTCGGCgtcgccgccgccggcccggcgcgGGCGGGAGGCGCTGCGGGTGGCGCGGGAGCCCTCCCGCCCTGAGCCTTCGCCACGCCGCGAAAGCCAGGTCCCCCTGCGGGCGCTGGCTAACGAGGTGCACCCCATCAAGCTGCAGCCGCAGCGCAGCAGCGTCAGCCGCATCTCCCCGCTCTGCCTGGGCAGCAACTGCTTCGAggaggcggggccgggcgccAAGGTGGTGGGTGCCAGCCCCCACGTCAAGTGCCGGGTGGACATCAAGCCGGACGAGGCGGTGCTGGTGCACGCGGCGCGCAGCCTGCGGGCAGCCCAGACCCGGCAGGAGCCGCCGCGCTGGCCTCgcgcccccggggctgcccgcagcCTGGCGGTGCCCGGGAGCAGGCAGGTGTCCACGTCCCGCACGCCCACCCCCAGCGACTCCTACAGCGGGGACCCCCCGCTCCTGCCCTACCCCAGCGAGTACTACGAGGCGGACCCCCGGGTGCTGGCGTACCAGACGGTGCCGGTGCCGGCCTCGCGGGAGTTCAGGGAGTACCCCGAGAGGGGCTGCATGACCTTCTCGGCCCCCGGCGTCCCCGCCAAGTTCTTCTACGCAGAGGAGCCGGCACGGTGCCCCAGCCCCGCCATGCCCCTCCGCAGCTCTGGCTACGCCAGCTACCCCTACCCCACCCGCCACAGCATCCCCCAGCACTTTTACGGCGAGGACCCGGCCAAAGCCGCCGTCCACACGGTGCCACCCCGGACGTTGTACGTGGAGGAGGCGCGGGGCTACCCGGTGCAGGAGGCGCCCGCCCGCGCCTTCTACGGGGACGAGCCCCGCTTCTACGCCCCCCGCGGCACCCCCGTCAAAACCGTCTACGCCGAGGACACCCGGACGTACCCGGCCCTCGGCTCCTCTGCCAGGGTATTCTACGCCGAGGACTACGGGAAGTACCGGGAGCGGGAGGTGCTGTCGCGGAcgtgccccccgccccgcagtGCCCAGCCCTTGCACTTCAGCGACTGGTACAGCCCTGAGCGGGGCGCGCTGCCCTACCAGACCTTGCAGGTGTCGCGCTTCACCCCGCAGCCAGCCGGGCGCGAGGCCATGCTCTCCTCCTGGCACGCCAGCTACGGTGTAACCCCCCCGCGGCTGGGCCGGGAGAGCCAGCACTACTCCAAATCCTGGGATAACATCCTGGCGCCGGCGGCGCGCAGGGAGGAGGTCCTGCAGCGTGGGCGCAGCTACGAGAACCTGCTCGCCCAGGAGCAGCACCGTGCCTTATCCCCCGAGGAGCGCCGGCAGCCGGTGGTGATCAACCTCTCGAGCTCGCCCAAGCGCTACGCCGCCCTGTCCCTCTCGGAGAGCTCCATCCTCGAGAGGATGCACGCCGACGGCGGCCGCGGTCCCCCCGGCCGCTCCTGGTACGTCACACCGGAGATCACCATCACCGACAACGACATCCGTGCCGACGGGCTGGGCAGGAGCGAGAGGCGCTCGGCCAGCTGGGACATGCTGGACGCGGGGCGGGAGCACGGTCCCTACGCCGTGCCCTGCGCCCCGCAGCCCGTCCCCAGGGAGAGCGGCTCGGGACGCCAGCgcagcctggagcagctggaTGAGCTCATTACCGACCTCGTCATCGATTACAAGCCAGCACCGGGCCATCGCGCTGGAGACAGGGACAGCCTCGCTGAGCAGCTCAAACAGCTCCTGAGCAGCAGCGCCCCGGGGCCCCCCCGGCGGGGCGAGGGCAGGAGGGTCCCCCCCAGCGTGCCCGAGGGACCCCGACCCACGAAGGAGCAGCCGGGTCCCAGCTCCCGTGCCAgtgccccgcgccccccgcccgccccgctgtCCGTCGGCCCCTTCGAGAAGTCGCCGGAGAACTGCTCGCCTGACCTGAGCGCGGAAGAGGACGACATGATGATGTGCTCCAACGCCAAGTGCCGGCGCACGGAGACCATGTTCAACGCCTGCCTCTACTTCAAGTCGTGCCACAGCTGCTACACCTACTACTGCTCCCGGCACTGCCGCCGCGAGGACTGGGACACGCACAAGGAGAGCTGCGTCTACGGGCGCGTGGGCAGCGTCTGCCGCCACGTCCTGCAGTTCTGCCGGGAGAACGCCGAGGTACACAAGGCCTTCTCGCGCATCGCCAAGGTGGGCTACCTCTCCCGCGGCCGTGGCGTCCTCTTCCTGGGCTTCCCCAATGCCGGCTCGGCCGAGAACTTCCTCCAGTTCGGGCTGGAGAGCCTGCTGATGTCCCCCACCTACCTGTCCCTGCGGGAGCTGGAGAGCTACTCGGACAACCTGGGGGAGTACGCCCGGGAGCTGCGGGAGACGGGCAACCAGTACGACCCCGACGAATGTTTCCTCCTGAATGTAACCGTGGCCGTCACCCAAAAAGTGCCAGAGAGGCCGTCGCCAAAGATGCAGGTGCCGACGGTCAGGAAATACGCCAAGGTGGCCTTagcctcctccagccccgagAAAAAGATCCTGAAGAAGGAGCGGGACATGGAGACATTGATCCTGACACCGCCGCCTGGCACGGCGGACATCGacaaggagggggaggagggccgCAAGGCGCGGGAGGTCTGCTTCATCAACATCCAGCGGGAGCTGCGCATCCGTGGCGTCTTCCTGCGGCACGAGTTCCCCGCCGTCTATGAGCAGCTCTGCGACTTCGTGGAGAGCAACAAGCGCTTCACACCCACCACCATCTACCCCATCGACAAGAGGACGGGCAAACAGTTCATGTGCATGATCATGGCAGCCTCCGAGCCCCGCACCCTTGACTGGGTGGCCAGCCCCAACCTCCTGGATGACATCATGTGA
- the PHPT1 gene encoding 14 kDa phosphohistidine phosphatase isoform X2, translated as MAAAAAALSRVPEVEIDGGGVFNRPVRADGGGAGAAGPGLRVPGGRPPLPPPRGEEDPRLRVLGGLWASGPRRDYGEAESRVSRLRDHLGE; from the exons atggcggcggcggcggcggcgctctCGCGGGTGCCGGAGGTGGAGATCGACGGCGGCGGCGTCTTCAA CCGACCTGTTCGAGCGGACGGCGGAGGAGCTGGCGCAGCAGGGCCTGGTCTGCGAGTGCCTGGGGGGCGGCCGCCTCTCCCACCGCCCCGAGGAGAGGAAGATCCACGTCTACGGGTACTCGGTG GGCTTTGGGCGAGCGGACCACGCCGTGACTACGGAGAAGCTGAAAGCCGAGTATCCAGACTACGAGATCACCTGGGCGAATGA